From a region of the Corvus cornix cornix isolate S_Up_H32 chromosome 2, ASM73873v5, whole genome shotgun sequence genome:
- the BRD9 gene encoding bromodomain-containing protein 9 isoform X6 yields MGKKHKKHKAEKAEWRSTSATAYSDYVDKPLEKPLKLVLKVGGSEVTELSGSGHDSSYYDDRSDHERERHKEKKKKKKKKSEKEKEKHLDDEERRKRKEEKKRKREKEQCDTEGETDDFDPGKKVEVEPPPDRPVRACRTQPAENESTPIQQLLEHFLRQLQRKDPHGFFAFPVTDAIAPGYSMIIKHPMDFGTMKEKIAANEYKSVTEFKADFKLMCDNAMTYNRPDTVYYKLAKKILHTGFKMMSKAALLGDEDTAVEEPVPEVVPVQAETTKKSKKQNKEVISCIFEPEGNACSLTDSTAEEHVLALVEHAADEARDRINRYLPNSKIGYLKKNGDGTLLFSVVNSSDPEAEEEETHPVDLSSLSSKLLPGFTTLGFKDERRNKVTFLTSANTAPSLQNNSIFHDLKPDEMELLYSAYGDETGIQCALSLQEFVKDAGSYSKKIVDDLLDQITSGDHSKTIYQLKQRRNIPVKPLDEVKVLPVLIKEEHKLRNTCLDSSKQIMVGESAGDGNTSELDFLSMKPYSDVSLDISMLSSLGKVKKELDHDDNHLHLDETTKLLQDLHEAQADRVGSRPSSNLSSLSNTSERDQHHLGSPSHLSVGEQQDMVHDPYEFLQSPETSNATSN; encoded by the exons ATGGGGAAGAAGCACAAAAAGCACAAAGCCGAGAAGGCAGAATGGCGCTCGACCTCCGCCACCGCCTACAGCG attATGTGGATAAACCTTTGGAAAAACCCTTGAAGCTGGTTCTTAAAGTTGGAGGCAGTGAAGTGACTGAACTCTCTGGGTCAGGGCATGATTCTAGTTACTATGATGATAGATCAGATCATGAGCGAGAACgacataaagaaaagaagaaaaaaaagaagaaaaagtcagagaaggaaaaagaaaagcatctaGATgatgaggaaagaagaaagagaaag gaagagaaaaagaggaaaagagagaaagaacagtGTGACACTGAAGGAGAAACTGACGACTTTGATCCTGGGAAAAAGGTAGAGGTTGAACCTCCTCCAGATCGTCCTGTCAGAGCATGCAGAACTCAGCCAG ctgaaaatgaGAGCACACCGATCCAGCAATTACTGGAACACTTCCTTCGCCAGCTTCAAAG gaaagaTCCTcatgggttttttgcttttccagtcaCGGATGCCATTGCTCCTGGATATTCCATGATAATAAAACACCCTATGGATTTTGGTAcgatgaaggaaaaaattgcaGCAAATGAATACAAATCAGTCACTGAATTCAAG GCAGATTTTAAACTGATGTGTGATAATGCAATGACTTACAACAGACCAGATACTGTTTACTACAAGCTAGCCAAGAAGATACTGCACACAGGCTTTAAGATGATGAGCAAA GCAGCTCTTTTGGGTGATGAAGATACAGCAGTTGAAGAACCTGTTCCTGAAGTTGTTCCTGTACAAGCAGAGACTACCAAGAAatccaaaaagcaaaataaagaagttaTTAG ctgcatttttgaACCTGAGGGGAATGCGTGCAGCCTGACAGACAGCACTGCTGAAGAACATGTCTTGGCACTAGTGGAACATGCAGCAGATGAAGCTCGGGATAGGATCAATCGCTATCTACCCAACAGCAAG ATTGgttatctgaaaaaaaatggagatggaACTTTATTATTTAGTGTAGTGAATTCATCTGATCCAGAAGCAGAAG AGGAAGAAACTCACCCAGTGGATCTGAGTTCACTGTCAAGCAAATTATTACCTGGCTTCACTACACTGGGCTTCAAAGATGAACGAAGAAATAAAG TAACCTTTCTTACCAGTGCCAATACGGCACCTTCCTTGCAAAACAACTCTATATTTCATGATTTGAAACCAGATGAGATGGAGCTCCTATACTCAGCATATGGTGATGAAACTGGGATCCAGTGTGCCTTAAG CTTACAAGAATTTGTGAAGGATGCTGGAAGTTACAGCAAGAAAATAGTTGATGATCTTCTTGACCAGATCACTAGTGGCGACCATTCCAAAACTATTTATCAGCTAAAGCAG AGGCGAAACATCCCAGTAAAACCACTGGATGAAGTTAAA GTTCTGCCAGTTCTTATAAAAGAAGAACACAAATTGCGTAATACCTGTCTGGATTCTTCCAAACAGATTATG GTTGGAGAATCTGCTGGAGATGGGAACACTTCTGAGTTGGACTTTCTCTCCATGAAGCCGTATTCAGATGTATCTCTCGATATTTCTATGTTAAGTTCATTAG GAAAAGTGAAGAAGGAGCTTGATCATGATGATAACCATCTACATCTGGATGAAACAACTAAGCTGCTTCAGGACCTTCATGAAGCTCAGGCTGACCGAGTGGGATCCCGGCCATCATCCAATTTGAGTTCCCTCTCCAATACCTCCGAAAGAGACCAACATCATCTTG GAAGCCCCTCTCATCTGAGTGTTGGAGAACAGCAAGACATGGTTCATGATCCCTATGAATTTCTTCAGTCTCCAGAAACCTCAAATGCTACCAGTAACTAA
- the BRD9 gene encoding bromodomain-containing protein 9 isoform X3 has product MGKKHKKHKAEKAEWRSTSATAYSDYVDKPLEKPLKLVLKVGGSEVTELSGSGHDSSYYDDRSDHERERHKEKKKKKKKKSEKEKEKHLDDEERRKRKEEKKRKREKEQCDTEGETDDFDPGKKVEVEPPPDRPVRACRTQPAENESTPIQQLLEHFLRQLQRKDPHGFFAFPVTDAIAPGYSMIIKHPMDFGTMKEKIAANEYKSVTEFKADFKLMCDNAMTYNRPDTVYYKLAKKILHTGFKMMSKAALLGDEDTAVEEPVPEVVPVQAETTKKSKKQNKEVIREKFLAKQMEEDNPGERNGFGVRRCSTQYLSCIFEPEGNACSLTDSTAEEHVLALVEHAADEARDRINRYLPNSKIGYLKKNGDGTLLFSVVNSSDPEAEEEETHPVDLSSLSSKLLPGFTTLGFKDERRNKVTFLTSANTAPSLQNNSIFHDLKPDEMELLYSAYGDETGIQCALSLQEFVKDAGSYSKKIVDDLLDQITSGDHSKTIYQLKQRRNIPVKPLDEVKVLPVLIKEEHKLRNTCLDSSKQIMVGESAGDGNTSELDFLSMKPYSDVSLDISMLSSLGKVKKELDHDDNHLHLDETTKLLQDLHEAQADRVGSRPSSNLSSLSNTSERDQHHLGSPSHLSVGEQQDMVHDPYEFLQSPETSNATSN; this is encoded by the exons ATGGGGAAGAAGCACAAAAAGCACAAAGCCGAGAAGGCAGAATGGCGCTCGACCTCCGCCACCGCCTACAGCG attATGTGGATAAACCTTTGGAAAAACCCTTGAAGCTGGTTCTTAAAGTTGGAGGCAGTGAAGTGACTGAACTCTCTGGGTCAGGGCATGATTCTAGTTACTATGATGATAGATCAGATCATGAGCGAGAACgacataaagaaaagaagaaaaaaaagaagaaaaagtcagagaaggaaaaagaaaagcatctaGATgatgaggaaagaagaaagagaaag gaagagaaaaagaggaaaagagagaaagaacagtGTGACACTGAAGGAGAAACTGACGACTTTGATCCTGGGAAAAAGGTAGAGGTTGAACCTCCTCCAGATCGTCCTGTCAGAGCATGCAGAACTCAGCCAG ctgaaaatgaGAGCACACCGATCCAGCAATTACTGGAACACTTCCTTCGCCAGCTTCAAAG gaaagaTCCTcatgggttttttgcttttccagtcaCGGATGCCATTGCTCCTGGATATTCCATGATAATAAAACACCCTATGGATTTTGGTAcgatgaaggaaaaaattgcaGCAAATGAATACAAATCAGTCACTGAATTCAAG GCAGATTTTAAACTGATGTGTGATAATGCAATGACTTACAACAGACCAGATACTGTTTACTACAAGCTAGCCAAGAAGATACTGCACACAGGCTTTAAGATGATGAGCAAA GCAGCTCTTTTGGGTGATGAAGATACAGCAGTTGAAGAACCTGTTCCTGAAGTTGTTCCTGTACAAGCAGAGACTACCAAGAAatccaaaaagcaaaataaagaagttaTTAG AGAGAAATTCTTAGCTAAGCAAATGGAAGAAGATAACccaggagagagaaatggaTTTGGTGTGAGGAGATGCTCTACCCAGTACCTAAG ctgcatttttgaACCTGAGGGGAATGCGTGCAGCCTGACAGACAGCACTGCTGAAGAACATGTCTTGGCACTAGTGGAACATGCAGCAGATGAAGCTCGGGATAGGATCAATCGCTATCTACCCAACAGCAAG ATTGgttatctgaaaaaaaatggagatggaACTTTATTATTTAGTGTAGTGAATTCATCTGATCCAGAAGCAGAAG AGGAAGAAACTCACCCAGTGGATCTGAGTTCACTGTCAAGCAAATTATTACCTGGCTTCACTACACTGGGCTTCAAAGATGAACGAAGAAATAAAG TAACCTTTCTTACCAGTGCCAATACGGCACCTTCCTTGCAAAACAACTCTATATTTCATGATTTGAAACCAGATGAGATGGAGCTCCTATACTCAGCATATGGTGATGAAACTGGGATCCAGTGTGCCTTAAG CTTACAAGAATTTGTGAAGGATGCTGGAAGTTACAGCAAGAAAATAGTTGATGATCTTCTTGACCAGATCACTAGTGGCGACCATTCCAAAACTATTTATCAGCTAAAGCAG AGGCGAAACATCCCAGTAAAACCACTGGATGAAGTTAAA GTTCTGCCAGTTCTTATAAAAGAAGAACACAAATTGCGTAATACCTGTCTGGATTCTTCCAAACAGATTATG GTTGGAGAATCTGCTGGAGATGGGAACACTTCTGAGTTGGACTTTCTCTCCATGAAGCCGTATTCAGATGTATCTCTCGATATTTCTATGTTAAGTTCATTAG GAAAAGTGAAGAAGGAGCTTGATCATGATGATAACCATCTACATCTGGATGAAACAACTAAGCTGCTTCAGGACCTTCATGAAGCTCAGGCTGACCGAGTGGGATCCCGGCCATCATCCAATTTGAGTTCCCTCTCCAATACCTCCGAAAGAGACCAACATCATCTTG GAAGCCCCTCTCATCTGAGTGTTGGAGAACAGCAAGACATGGTTCATGATCCCTATGAATTTCTTCAGTCTCCAGAAACCTCAAATGCTACCAGTAACTAA
- the BRD9 gene encoding bromodomain-containing protein 9 isoform X1, translated as MGKKHKKHKAEKAEWRSTSATAYSDYVDKPLEKPLKLVLKVGGSEVTELSGSGHDSSYYDDRSDHERERHKEKKKKKKKKSEKEKEKHLDDEERRKRKEEKKRKREKEQCDTEGETDDFDPGKKVEVEPPPDRPVRACRTQPAENESTPIQQLLEHFLRQLQRKDPHGFFAFPVTDAIAPGYSMIIKHPMDFGTMKEKIAANEYKSVTEFKADFKLMCDNAMTYNRPDTVYYKLAKKILHTGFKMMSKERLLALKRSMSFMQDMDFSQQAALLGDEDTAVEEPVPEVVPVQAETTKKSKKQNKEVIREKFLAKQMEEDNPGERNGFGVRRCSTQYLSCIFEPEGNACSLTDSTAEEHVLALVEHAADEARDRINRYLPNSKIGYLKKNGDGTLLFSVVNSSDPEAEEEETHPVDLSSLSSKLLPGFTTLGFKDERRNKVTFLTSANTAPSLQNNSIFHDLKPDEMELLYSAYGDETGIQCALSLQEFVKDAGSYSKKIVDDLLDQITSGDHSKTIYQLKQRRNIPVKPLDEVKVLPVLIKEEHKLRNTCLDSSKQIMVGESAGDGNTSELDFLSMKPYSDVSLDISMLSSLGKVKKELDHDDNHLHLDETTKLLQDLHEAQADRVGSRPSSNLSSLSNTSERDQHHLGSPSHLSVGEQQDMVHDPYEFLQSPETSNATSN; from the exons ATGGGGAAGAAGCACAAAAAGCACAAAGCCGAGAAGGCAGAATGGCGCTCGACCTCCGCCACCGCCTACAGCG attATGTGGATAAACCTTTGGAAAAACCCTTGAAGCTGGTTCTTAAAGTTGGAGGCAGTGAAGTGACTGAACTCTCTGGGTCAGGGCATGATTCTAGTTACTATGATGATAGATCAGATCATGAGCGAGAACgacataaagaaaagaagaaaaaaaagaagaaaaagtcagagaaggaaaaagaaaagcatctaGATgatgaggaaagaagaaagagaaag gaagagaaaaagaggaaaagagagaaagaacagtGTGACACTGAAGGAGAAACTGACGACTTTGATCCTGGGAAAAAGGTAGAGGTTGAACCTCCTCCAGATCGTCCTGTCAGAGCATGCAGAACTCAGCCAG ctgaaaatgaGAGCACACCGATCCAGCAATTACTGGAACACTTCCTTCGCCAGCTTCAAAG gaaagaTCCTcatgggttttttgcttttccagtcaCGGATGCCATTGCTCCTGGATATTCCATGATAATAAAACACCCTATGGATTTTGGTAcgatgaaggaaaaaattgcaGCAAATGAATACAAATCAGTCACTGAATTCAAG GCAGATTTTAAACTGATGTGTGATAATGCAATGACTTACAACAGACCAGATACTGTTTACTACAAGCTAGCCAAGAAGATACTGCACACAGGCTTTAAGATGATGAGCAAA GAACGGCTGTTAGCTTTGAAGCGCAGCATGTCGTTTATGCAGGACATGGATTTTTCTCAGCAGGCAGCTCTTTTGGGTGATGAAGATACAGCAGTTGAAGAACCTGTTCCTGAAGTTGTTCCTGTACAAGCAGAGACTACCAAGAAatccaaaaagcaaaataaagaagttaTTAG AGAGAAATTCTTAGCTAAGCAAATGGAAGAAGATAACccaggagagagaaatggaTTTGGTGTGAGGAGATGCTCTACCCAGTACCTAAG ctgcatttttgaACCTGAGGGGAATGCGTGCAGCCTGACAGACAGCACTGCTGAAGAACATGTCTTGGCACTAGTGGAACATGCAGCAGATGAAGCTCGGGATAGGATCAATCGCTATCTACCCAACAGCAAG ATTGgttatctgaaaaaaaatggagatggaACTTTATTATTTAGTGTAGTGAATTCATCTGATCCAGAAGCAGAAG AGGAAGAAACTCACCCAGTGGATCTGAGTTCACTGTCAAGCAAATTATTACCTGGCTTCACTACACTGGGCTTCAAAGATGAACGAAGAAATAAAG TAACCTTTCTTACCAGTGCCAATACGGCACCTTCCTTGCAAAACAACTCTATATTTCATGATTTGAAACCAGATGAGATGGAGCTCCTATACTCAGCATATGGTGATGAAACTGGGATCCAGTGTGCCTTAAG CTTACAAGAATTTGTGAAGGATGCTGGAAGTTACAGCAAGAAAATAGTTGATGATCTTCTTGACCAGATCACTAGTGGCGACCATTCCAAAACTATTTATCAGCTAAAGCAG AGGCGAAACATCCCAGTAAAACCACTGGATGAAGTTAAA GTTCTGCCAGTTCTTATAAAAGAAGAACACAAATTGCGTAATACCTGTCTGGATTCTTCCAAACAGATTATG GTTGGAGAATCTGCTGGAGATGGGAACACTTCTGAGTTGGACTTTCTCTCCATGAAGCCGTATTCAGATGTATCTCTCGATATTTCTATGTTAAGTTCATTAG GAAAAGTGAAGAAGGAGCTTGATCATGATGATAACCATCTACATCTGGATGAAACAACTAAGCTGCTTCAGGACCTTCATGAAGCTCAGGCTGACCGAGTGGGATCCCGGCCATCATCCAATTTGAGTTCCCTCTCCAATACCTCCGAAAGAGACCAACATCATCTTG GAAGCCCCTCTCATCTGAGTGTTGGAGAACAGCAAGACATGGTTCATGATCCCTATGAATTTCTTCAGTCTCCAGAAACCTCAAATGCTACCAGTAACTAA
- the BRD9 gene encoding bromodomain-containing protein 9 isoform X2: protein MGKKHKKHKAEKAEWRSTSATAYSDYVDKPLEKPLKLVLKVGGSEVTELSGSGHDSSYYDDRSDHERERHKEKKKKKKKKSEKEKEKHLDDEERRKRKEEKKRKREKEQCDTEGETDDFDPGKKVEVEPPPDRPVRACRTQPAENESTPIQQLLEHFLRQLQRKDPHGFFAFPVTDAIAPGYSMIIKHPMDFGTMKEKIAANEYKSVTEFKADFKLMCDNAMTYNRPDTVYYKLAKKILHTGFKMMSKQAALLGDEDTAVEEPVPEVVPVQAETTKKSKKQNKEVIREKFLAKQMEEDNPGERNGFGVRRCSTQYLSCIFEPEGNACSLTDSTAEEHVLALVEHAADEARDRINRYLPNSKIGYLKKNGDGTLLFSVVNSSDPEAEEEETHPVDLSSLSSKLLPGFTTLGFKDERRNKVTFLTSANTAPSLQNNSIFHDLKPDEMELLYSAYGDETGIQCALSLQEFVKDAGSYSKKIVDDLLDQITSGDHSKTIYQLKQRRNIPVKPLDEVKVLPVLIKEEHKLRNTCLDSSKQIMVGESAGDGNTSELDFLSMKPYSDVSLDISMLSSLGKVKKELDHDDNHLHLDETTKLLQDLHEAQADRVGSRPSSNLSSLSNTSERDQHHLGSPSHLSVGEQQDMVHDPYEFLQSPETSNATSN from the exons ATGGGGAAGAAGCACAAAAAGCACAAAGCCGAGAAGGCAGAATGGCGCTCGACCTCCGCCACCGCCTACAGCG attATGTGGATAAACCTTTGGAAAAACCCTTGAAGCTGGTTCTTAAAGTTGGAGGCAGTGAAGTGACTGAACTCTCTGGGTCAGGGCATGATTCTAGTTACTATGATGATAGATCAGATCATGAGCGAGAACgacataaagaaaagaagaaaaaaaagaagaaaaagtcagagaaggaaaaagaaaagcatctaGATgatgaggaaagaagaaagagaaag gaagagaaaaagaggaaaagagagaaagaacagtGTGACACTGAAGGAGAAACTGACGACTTTGATCCTGGGAAAAAGGTAGAGGTTGAACCTCCTCCAGATCGTCCTGTCAGAGCATGCAGAACTCAGCCAG ctgaaaatgaGAGCACACCGATCCAGCAATTACTGGAACACTTCCTTCGCCAGCTTCAAAG gaaagaTCCTcatgggttttttgcttttccagtcaCGGATGCCATTGCTCCTGGATATTCCATGATAATAAAACACCCTATGGATTTTGGTAcgatgaaggaaaaaattgcaGCAAATGAATACAAATCAGTCACTGAATTCAAG GCAGATTTTAAACTGATGTGTGATAATGCAATGACTTACAACAGACCAGATACTGTTTACTACAAGCTAGCCAAGAAGATACTGCACACAGGCTTTAAGATGATGAGCAAA CAGGCAGCTCTTTTGGGTGATGAAGATACAGCAGTTGAAGAACCTGTTCCTGAAGTTGTTCCTGTACAAGCAGAGACTACCAAGAAatccaaaaagcaaaataaagaagttaTTAG AGAGAAATTCTTAGCTAAGCAAATGGAAGAAGATAACccaggagagagaaatggaTTTGGTGTGAGGAGATGCTCTACCCAGTACCTAAG ctgcatttttgaACCTGAGGGGAATGCGTGCAGCCTGACAGACAGCACTGCTGAAGAACATGTCTTGGCACTAGTGGAACATGCAGCAGATGAAGCTCGGGATAGGATCAATCGCTATCTACCCAACAGCAAG ATTGgttatctgaaaaaaaatggagatggaACTTTATTATTTAGTGTAGTGAATTCATCTGATCCAGAAGCAGAAG AGGAAGAAACTCACCCAGTGGATCTGAGTTCACTGTCAAGCAAATTATTACCTGGCTTCACTACACTGGGCTTCAAAGATGAACGAAGAAATAAAG TAACCTTTCTTACCAGTGCCAATACGGCACCTTCCTTGCAAAACAACTCTATATTTCATGATTTGAAACCAGATGAGATGGAGCTCCTATACTCAGCATATGGTGATGAAACTGGGATCCAGTGTGCCTTAAG CTTACAAGAATTTGTGAAGGATGCTGGAAGTTACAGCAAGAAAATAGTTGATGATCTTCTTGACCAGATCACTAGTGGCGACCATTCCAAAACTATTTATCAGCTAAAGCAG AGGCGAAACATCCCAGTAAAACCACTGGATGAAGTTAAA GTTCTGCCAGTTCTTATAAAAGAAGAACACAAATTGCGTAATACCTGTCTGGATTCTTCCAAACAGATTATG GTTGGAGAATCTGCTGGAGATGGGAACACTTCTGAGTTGGACTTTCTCTCCATGAAGCCGTATTCAGATGTATCTCTCGATATTTCTATGTTAAGTTCATTAG GAAAAGTGAAGAAGGAGCTTGATCATGATGATAACCATCTACATCTGGATGAAACAACTAAGCTGCTTCAGGACCTTCATGAAGCTCAGGCTGACCGAGTGGGATCCCGGCCATCATCCAATTTGAGTTCCCTCTCCAATACCTCCGAAAGAGACCAACATCATCTTG GAAGCCCCTCTCATCTGAGTGTTGGAGAACAGCAAGACATGGTTCATGATCCCTATGAATTTCTTCAGTCTCCAGAAACCTCAAATGCTACCAGTAACTAA
- the BRD9 gene encoding bromodomain-containing protein 9 isoform X4, protein MGKKHKKHKAEKAEWRSTSATAYSDYVDKPLEKPLKLVLKVGGSEVTELSGSGHDSSYYDDRSDHERERHKEKKKKKKKKSEKEKEKHLDDEERRKRKEEKKRKREKEQCDTEGETDDFDPGKKVEVEPPPDRPVRACRTQPAENESTPIQQLLEHFLRQLQRKDPHGFFAFPVTDAIAPGYSMIIKHPMDFGTMKEKIAANEYKSVTEFKADFKLMCDNAMTYNRPDTVYYKLAKKILHTGFKMMSKERLLALKRSMSFMQDMDFSQQAALLGDEDTAVEEPVPEVVPVQAETTKKSKKQNKEVISCIFEPEGNACSLTDSTAEEHVLALVEHAADEARDRINRYLPNSKIGYLKKNGDGTLLFSVVNSSDPEAEEEETHPVDLSSLSSKLLPGFTTLGFKDERRNKVTFLTSANTAPSLQNNSIFHDLKPDEMELLYSAYGDETGIQCALSLQEFVKDAGSYSKKIVDDLLDQITSGDHSKTIYQLKQRRNIPVKPLDEVKVLPVLIKEEHKLRNTCLDSSKQIMVGESAGDGNTSELDFLSMKPYSDVSLDISMLSSLGKVKKELDHDDNHLHLDETTKLLQDLHEAQADRVGSRPSSNLSSLSNTSERDQHHLGSPSHLSVGEQQDMVHDPYEFLQSPETSNATSN, encoded by the exons ATGGGGAAGAAGCACAAAAAGCACAAAGCCGAGAAGGCAGAATGGCGCTCGACCTCCGCCACCGCCTACAGCG attATGTGGATAAACCTTTGGAAAAACCCTTGAAGCTGGTTCTTAAAGTTGGAGGCAGTGAAGTGACTGAACTCTCTGGGTCAGGGCATGATTCTAGTTACTATGATGATAGATCAGATCATGAGCGAGAACgacataaagaaaagaagaaaaaaaagaagaaaaagtcagagaaggaaaaagaaaagcatctaGATgatgaggaaagaagaaagagaaag gaagagaaaaagaggaaaagagagaaagaacagtGTGACACTGAAGGAGAAACTGACGACTTTGATCCTGGGAAAAAGGTAGAGGTTGAACCTCCTCCAGATCGTCCTGTCAGAGCATGCAGAACTCAGCCAG ctgaaaatgaGAGCACACCGATCCAGCAATTACTGGAACACTTCCTTCGCCAGCTTCAAAG gaaagaTCCTcatgggttttttgcttttccagtcaCGGATGCCATTGCTCCTGGATATTCCATGATAATAAAACACCCTATGGATTTTGGTAcgatgaaggaaaaaattgcaGCAAATGAATACAAATCAGTCACTGAATTCAAG GCAGATTTTAAACTGATGTGTGATAATGCAATGACTTACAACAGACCAGATACTGTTTACTACAAGCTAGCCAAGAAGATACTGCACACAGGCTTTAAGATGATGAGCAAA GAACGGCTGTTAGCTTTGAAGCGCAGCATGTCGTTTATGCAGGACATGGATTTTTCTCAGCAGGCAGCTCTTTTGGGTGATGAAGATACAGCAGTTGAAGAACCTGTTCCTGAAGTTGTTCCTGTACAAGCAGAGACTACCAAGAAatccaaaaagcaaaataaagaagttaTTAG ctgcatttttgaACCTGAGGGGAATGCGTGCAGCCTGACAGACAGCACTGCTGAAGAACATGTCTTGGCACTAGTGGAACATGCAGCAGATGAAGCTCGGGATAGGATCAATCGCTATCTACCCAACAGCAAG ATTGgttatctgaaaaaaaatggagatggaACTTTATTATTTAGTGTAGTGAATTCATCTGATCCAGAAGCAGAAG AGGAAGAAACTCACCCAGTGGATCTGAGTTCACTGTCAAGCAAATTATTACCTGGCTTCACTACACTGGGCTTCAAAGATGAACGAAGAAATAAAG TAACCTTTCTTACCAGTGCCAATACGGCACCTTCCTTGCAAAACAACTCTATATTTCATGATTTGAAACCAGATGAGATGGAGCTCCTATACTCAGCATATGGTGATGAAACTGGGATCCAGTGTGCCTTAAG CTTACAAGAATTTGTGAAGGATGCTGGAAGTTACAGCAAGAAAATAGTTGATGATCTTCTTGACCAGATCACTAGTGGCGACCATTCCAAAACTATTTATCAGCTAAAGCAG AGGCGAAACATCCCAGTAAAACCACTGGATGAAGTTAAA GTTCTGCCAGTTCTTATAAAAGAAGAACACAAATTGCGTAATACCTGTCTGGATTCTTCCAAACAGATTATG GTTGGAGAATCTGCTGGAGATGGGAACACTTCTGAGTTGGACTTTCTCTCCATGAAGCCGTATTCAGATGTATCTCTCGATATTTCTATGTTAAGTTCATTAG GAAAAGTGAAGAAGGAGCTTGATCATGATGATAACCATCTACATCTGGATGAAACAACTAAGCTGCTTCAGGACCTTCATGAAGCTCAGGCTGACCGAGTGGGATCCCGGCCATCATCCAATTTGAGTTCCCTCTCCAATACCTCCGAAAGAGACCAACATCATCTTG GAAGCCCCTCTCATCTGAGTGTTGGAGAACAGCAAGACATGGTTCATGATCCCTATGAATTTCTTCAGTCTCCAGAAACCTCAAATGCTACCAGTAACTAA